In Hydrogenispora ethanolica, the following are encoded in one genomic region:
- a CDS encoding response regulator transcription factor — protein MSPLTNGNCRPDPVERLSPREKEILPLVAQGLDNRQIGKLLFISEKTAKNYITSIRKKLGLANRTQIALYAIREGLIEVKPKEEQ, from the coding sequence GAATGGTAACTGCCGTCCTGATCCAGTCGAGAGGTTGAGTCCACGGGAAAAAGAAATTTTACCCTTGGTAGCCCAAGGTTTAGATAATCGGCAGATCGGTAAATTACTTTTTATCAGCGAAAAAACAGCAAAAAACTATATTACCAGCATCCGCAAGAAACTGGGTTTAGCCAATCGGACTCAAATCGCTCTCTACGCAATCAGGGAAGGGCTAATTGAGGTGAAACCTAAGGAAGAGCAATAA